The genomic DNA GACCAGTTATCCTAAGCTGGTTTGCAAACTTGTGCAGGTTTATCTTTTCAGCCTTAACTCCTAAAAACACAGGAATTACCTCAACTTTCTCGGGTCTTAAGGAGTCGCTCCTTTGAGCCTGCTTCCTCAAGGTTTTCGCGTACACGATGTCCCCCTCGTTTATGACGTGATAAAGGTGCCAGAGATCATCAAGAGTCTCAACTTTAATTTTAACCATCCCCTCCTTGGGCTTCTCCTCAAGTATTTCCATCTTCTCACCTCCAGCCAAACTCAGATAGGAACTTCTTCTTAAGCCTTCTTATGGTGCCAGAGACCCCAAGAGTTCTCACGAGAACCTTTTTCCCCTTAAATTCAGTCAACAGGATAAGAGAAAATCTGACATGCTCAACGTAATTCCTATCGCATCTAAGAATTCCAGTCTGAGATTCCTCATCAAATTTAATCAACCACGGCTTGGCCATTGAGGTTCCAACTTCACCAAGAACTCGAAGAATATTGCCCCATATCATCTCCCTTACTTCCCCTTTCTTCAGGGGCTCCTCGGAGATAACTTGGAAAGCTATGTACCTGTGCTTATCCCTAAGCGTGGGGGGGAGGGTTTTTGGTCTATCGCTCATGCCCTAAGTTACTCAGCTAGAATTTAATAGTTGCTGTGCAAAAAATTTGCATAGTGGAGATTCTTAAATACTTCTTTGAGGAGACTAGTTTAACACGTCACTAAGTAACACAAAAGGTTTATATACCTTTCGGTATTCGTAGTTATATTGAGAAGAGCTTTTGGACCGCCGGCGGGGGTGTTGGGGTGAATAAGCAAAGAGTTTGTCCCGTTTGTGGATCAACTGAGTTTATATATGACCCCGAAAGGGGCGAAATCGTCTGCGCAAGGTGTGGTTACGTAATTGAAGAGAACATCATTGACATGGGACCAGAATGGAGGGCCTTTGATGCTTCTCAGCGTGAAAGAAGATCAAGAACAGGAGCCCCAGAGAGTATACTTCTCCACGACAAAGGGCTATCTACCGATATAGGAATTGATAGGTCGCTAACTGGCTTAATGAGAGAAAAGATGTATAGGCTTAGGAAGTGGCAGTCAAGGCTTAGGGTTAGTGATGCAGCGGAGAGAAACCTTGCATTTGCATTGAGTGAACTTGACAGGATTACCGCTCAATTAAAATTGCCAAAACATGTTGAAGAGGAAGCCGCAAGGCTGTATAGGGAAGCCGTAAGAAAAGGATTAATAAGGGGGAGATCCATCGAAAGTGTTATAGCTGCCTGTGTATATGCAGCGTGCAGGTTGCTAAAGGTTCCCAGAACCCTAGATGAAATATCAGATATAGCGAGAGTTGAGAAGAAGGAGATCGGAAGAAGTTACCGTTTCATCGCAAGAAATCTGAATTTAACTCCGAAAAAGCTCTTCGTCAAGCCCACTGATTATGTTAACAAGTTCGCGGATGAACTCGGGCTAAGTGAGAAGGTTAGAAGGAGGGCCATAGAAATTCTTGAAGAGGCTTACAGGAGAGGCCTTACAAGTGGAAAGAGCCCAGCCGGACTAGTTGCCGCAGCCCTCTATATAGCCTCACTTCTTGAAGGAGAGAAGAGGACTCAGAGGGAAGTTGCCGAAGTTGCGAGGGTCACGGAAGTAACGGTGAGAAACAGATATAAAGAGCTTGTAGAAAAGCTCGGAATTAAGGTTCCCATTGCATAATTTTTTAATTTTATTTTATTATTTTGAAGAAAGGGGAAGAAAGTATTCTGGCGCCGGGGCGGGGATTTGAACCCCGGTGGGCAAACGCCCACGGGCTCTCCAGGCCCGCGCCTTCCCTGGCTAGGCTACCCCGGCACACCTATATTAAATAGAATTAGAGGGATTATAAACCTTCAGGATATTAGCTCAATCTCAATTGTAACATCCTCAGGAACACGAATCCTCATGATCTGCCTCATGGCCCTCTCATCGGCCTCAATGTCAATGAGCCTTTTGTGTATTCTGAGCTCCCATCTATCAAACGTTGCTGAGCCCTCACCATCTGGACTCTTCCTTGTAACGATCCTTATCCTCTTGGTCGGCAGTGGTATTGGCCCACTCATCCTAACTCCAGTTCTCTCGGCGATCTGCCTTATTTGACTTGCAACTTCCTCAAGGGAACGGACATTAGTGCTTGCAAGCTTGATCCTCGCTTTTTGCAT from Pyrococcus kukulkanii includes the following:
- the rpsJ gene encoding 30S ribosomal protein S10, whose product is MQKARIKLASTNVRSLEEVASQIRQIAERTGVRMSGPIPLPTKRIRIVTRKSPDGEGSATFDRWELRIHKRLIDIEADERAMRQIMRIRVPEDVTIEIELIS
- a CDS encoding ribonuclease P protein component 2, translated to MSDRPKTLPPTLRDKHRYIAFQVISEEPLKKGEVREMIWGNILRVLGEVGTSMAKPWLIKFDEESQTGILRCDRNYVEHVRFSLILLTEFKGKKVLVRTLGVSGTIRRLKKKFLSEFGWR
- a CDS encoding transcription initiation factor IIB: MNKQRVCPVCGSTEFIYDPERGEIVCARCGYVIEENIIDMGPEWRAFDASQRERRSRTGAPESILLHDKGLSTDIGIDRSLTGLMREKMYRLRKWQSRLRVSDAAERNLAFALSELDRITAQLKLPKHVEEEAARLYREAVRKGLIRGRSIESVIAACVYAACRLLKVPRTLDEISDIARVEKKEIGRSYRFIARNLNLTPKKLFVKPTDYVNKFADELGLSEKVRRRAIEILEEAYRRGLTSGKSPAGLVAAALYIASLLEGEKRTQREVAEVARVTEVTVRNRYKELVEKLGIKVPIA